From Microbacterium sp. YJN-G, a single genomic window includes:
- a CDS encoding DUF4097 family beta strand repeat-containing protein, with amino-acid sequence MTEKWLIAPGEERVIDIASASRLKVGLVGGQVDVIAHDEPGIRIEVHGVTTKDLRIESDGTEVEIDHPQIGWDNFLEVFRNFGAGGPKAEISIAVPRGIALTLGVVSAGALVSGIRNDLRLNTVSGDIIADGVTGDLTANSVSGDVQIRGLVGSVNANSVSGDVAVTGTLRKATVDTVSGSILVDAIGDMNTTNLNTVSGAVTVRLDETLPANYVLRSMSGKLLIDGIERSSGGPSSWTGQMGELAGSFVDVRANTVSGGITVLRRPQVSVADDAEWEEEA; translated from the coding sequence ATGACCGAGAAGTGGCTCATCGCCCCGGGCGAGGAACGCGTCATCGACATCGCATCCGCGTCCCGGCTCAAGGTCGGGCTCGTGGGTGGACAGGTCGATGTGATCGCACACGACGAACCCGGCATCCGCATCGAGGTGCACGGGGTCACCACCAAGGACCTGCGCATCGAGTCCGACGGCACGGAGGTCGAGATCGACCACCCGCAGATCGGCTGGGACAACTTCCTCGAGGTGTTCCGCAATTTCGGTGCGGGCGGCCCCAAGGCCGAGATCAGCATCGCCGTGCCGCGCGGCATCGCCCTGACGCTCGGCGTCGTGAGCGCGGGCGCGCTCGTCTCCGGCATCCGCAACGATCTGCGGCTCAATACCGTCTCGGGCGACATCATCGCCGACGGCGTGACCGGCGACCTCACCGCCAACTCCGTCTCGGGGGACGTACAGATCCGCGGCCTGGTCGGCTCGGTGAACGCCAACAGCGTCTCGGGCGACGTGGCCGTGACCGGCACGCTGCGCAAGGCGACCGTCGACACCGTCTCTGGCTCGATCCTCGTCGACGCCATCGGCGACATGAACACGACCAACCTCAACACCGTCTCGGGTGCCGTGACCGTGCGGCTCGACGAGACCCTGCCCGCCAACTACGTGCTGCGCAGCATGAGCGGCAAGCTGCTCATCGACGGCATCGAGCGCTCCAGCGGCGGACCCAGCAGCTGGACCGGGCAGATGGGCGAGCTCGCCGGCAGCTTCGTCGACGTGCGCGCCAACACCGTCTCCGGCGGCATCACCGTGCTGCGCCGCCCGCAGGTGTCGGTCGCCGACGACGCGGAGTGGGAGGAGGAGGCATGA
- a CDS encoding MerR family transcriptional regulator, producing the protein MDWSIQEIARLAGTTSRTLRHYDDIGLLAPSRVAANGYRHYDQAALVRLQRILLLRELGLGLPQITQVIDREHSEASALETHLAWLRQQQQRLTRQIASVESTITALREGEGLMAENMFDGFDHTQYKDEVEQRWGEQAYADGDAWWRGLSADERSAWQQRVADLNHDWAAATESGVDPASEAAQALAARHVEWLRGIPGTPAASGDIKGYVLGLGEMYAADPRFAANYATSQGGAAGAEFVRDALRIYAEANL; encoded by the coding sequence ATGGACTGGTCGATCCAGGAGATCGCCCGGCTCGCCGGCACCACCAGCCGGACGCTGCGCCACTACGACGACATCGGCCTGCTGGCGCCCTCTCGCGTCGCAGCCAACGGCTACCGGCACTACGACCAGGCGGCGCTCGTGCGCCTGCAGCGCATCCTGCTGCTGCGTGAGCTCGGCCTCGGCCTGCCGCAGATCACCCAGGTGATCGACCGTGAGCACAGCGAGGCCTCGGCTCTCGAGACGCACCTGGCCTGGCTGCGCCAGCAGCAGCAGCGCCTCACACGGCAGATCGCGTCCGTCGAATCCACCATCACCGCATTGAGAGAAGGAGAGGGTCTGATGGCAGAGAACATGTTCGACGGGTTCGACCACACGCAGTACAAGGACGAGGTCGAGCAGCGCTGGGGTGAGCAGGCGTACGCCGACGGCGACGCCTGGTGGCGCGGCCTGAGCGCCGACGAGCGCAGCGCCTGGCAGCAGCGTGTGGCCGACTTGAACCACGACTGGGCCGCCGCCACCGAGAGCGGCGTCGACCCGGCATCCGAGGCGGCGCAGGCGCTCGCCGCGCGTCACGTCGAGTGGCTGCGCGGCATCCCGGGCACCCCGGCCGCGTCCGGTGACATCAAGGGGTACGTCCTCGGGCTCGGCGAGATGTACGCCGCCGACCCACGCTTCGCCGCGAACTACGCCACGAGCCAGGGTGGAGCCGCCGGCGCGGAGTTCGTCCGCGACGCGCTGCGGATCTACGCCGAGGCCAACCTGTAG